A genome region from Vespa velutina chromosome 18, iVesVel2.1, whole genome shotgun sequence includes the following:
- the LOC124955473 gene encoding cuticle protein 67-like isoform X2, whose protein sequence is MLIFKFLVICGCLMAVARAGVIGGGLLAATAPAALAVQPAAALSLPVSTAAVVPTIATSSSNIIRGIGNLAAISAYSKSVDTPFSSVRKADVRVNNPGIVTAAVAPAPALAVTNTALAAPLATAAIAAPGLLAPGLTTALAGPALAAGLGAPLGLNGLGLNGLGAVKVL, encoded by the exons atgttaatttttaagttcttGGTAATCTGTGGATGCCTGATGGCCGTCGCCAGGGCTGGAGTTATCGGAGGCGGTTTGTTAGCAGCTACCGCACCTGCAGCACTCGCTGTCCAACCAGCTGCAGCTTTATCTCTACCGGTGTCCACTGCTGCGGTCGTACCAACAATTGCAACCTCCTCTTCCAATATTATTCGGGGTATCGGTAATTTAGCTGCTATCTCGGCGTACTCGAAGAGCGTCGATACGCCGTTCAGTAGCGTCAGGAAAGCGGACGTCCGCGTTAACAATCCTGGAATCGTGACGGCTGCTGTCGCGCCCGCGCCCGCGCTCGCAGTAACAAATACTGCTCTTGCAG CACCTCTTGCTACTGCCGCTATTGCTGCACCCGGTCTATTAGCTCCTGGATTGACAACTGCTCTTGCTGGACCAGCCTTAGCTGCCGGTCTAGGCGCACCTCTTGGTCTCAACGGTTTGGGTCTTAATGGATTGGGAGCAGTCAAGGTTCTCTAA
- the LOC124955469 gene encoding short/branched chain specific acyl-CoA dehydrogenase, mitochondrial isoform X1, whose translation MNFGLTLRQISRKLIKRRCIQAYVSQCNYSPGPLTQFTDDELMMKETVAKLAKENIAPLVRKMEKEGRIDDNVLNKLFENGLMGIEIPEEYGGTGSNFMTTILAVEEIAKVDGSVAALVDIHNTLVNSLIIKVGTEEQKQKYLTTLAQNYAGSFCLTEPGAGSDAFSLKTEAKKDGNDYIINGTKMWISNSDIARVFLVFANADTSASYRGITIFFVERDTPGLIICKPEDKLGIKASGTCMIHFENVRVPENNILGKFGHGYKYAAEFLNEGRIGIGAQMIGIAQGCLDATIPYTLERQQFGKDIFSFQSMQHQIAQVTTELESARLLVYNAARLVDAKKSIIKEAAMAKLVASETALRVTAKCIDFMGGVGFTTDFPQEKYFRDSKIGTIYEGTSNMQLSTIAKCIRKEYS comes from the exons ATGAATTTTGGATTAACTCTTCGGCAA ATATCTcgcaaattaataaaaagaagatgtaTACAAGCGTACGTTTCACAATGCAACTACAGTCCTGGACCTCTGACCCAATTTACAGATGATGAACTTATGATGAAAGAGACTG TTGCTAAATTGGCCAAAGAAAACATAGCTCCGCTTGTAcgaaagatggaaaaagaggGACGTATAGACGACAACGTCttaaataaactttttgaAAATGGC TTAATGGGAATAGAAATTCCAGAAGAATATGGTGGAACGGGAAGTAACTTTATGACAACGATTCTAGCCGTAGAAGAAATTGCAAAAGTTGATGGTTCTGTTGCTGCTCTCGTTGACATTCATAATACATTGGTCAattcattgattattaaaGTGGGAACAGAAGAACAAAAACAGAAGTATCTGACTACGTTAGCTCAAAATTAC gCAGGAAGTTTTTGTCTTACGGAACCGGGTGCAGGATCTGatgctttttctttgaaaaccGAAgcgaaaaaagatggaaatgattatattattaacggTACAAAAATGTGGATCTCAAATTCGGACATTGCTAGAGTATTTTTAGTTTTTGCAAATGCTGATACCTCTGCA AGTTATCGAGGTATTACGATATTCTTCGTGGAAAGAGATACACCTGGACTGATTATATGTAAACCTGAAGATAAATTAGGAATCAAAGCATCAGGAACTTGTATGATACATTTCGAAAATGTTAGA gTTCCTGAAAATAACATATTAGGGAAATTTGGACATGGTTATAAATATGCAGCAGAATTTTTGAACGAAGGACGTATTGGTATTGGGGCTCAGATGATCGGTATAGCACAAGGGTGTTTAGATGCAACCATACCCTATACTTTAGAAAGGCAACAATTTGGCAaggatatattttcatttcaa TCTATGCAACATCAAATTGCCCAAGTTACAACTGAATTGGAGAGTGCCAGATTACTTGTTTATAATGCAGCCAGATTAGTAGATgctaaaaaaagtattataaaagaagCAGCGATGGCAAAACTAGTTGCTTctg AAACAGCTTTACGTGTAACAGCAAAATGCATAGACTTTATGGGAGGCGTTGGTTTTACTACAGACTTTCctcaagaaaaatattttagagatTCAAAGATAGGAACTATTTATGAAGGTACCAGTAATATGCAACTCTCAACGATTGCCAAATGCATTCGCAAGGAATATTCAtaa
- the LOC124955473 gene encoding uncharacterized protein LOC124955473 isoform X3 — MHSIPLLFLKSKELYLPIDIMFRFLVICGCLMAVARAGVIGGGLLAATAPAALAVQPAAALSLPVSTAAVVPTIATSSSNIIRGIAPLATAAIAAPGLLAPGLTTALAGPALAAGLGAPLGLNGLGLNGLGAVKVL; from the exons ATGCATTCAATTCCTCTCTTGTTCTTGAAGAGTAAGGAGCTGTACTTACCTATCGACATCATGTTTAGG ttcttGGTAATCTGTGGATGCCTGATGGCCGTCGCCAGGGCTGGAGTTATCGGAGGCGGTTTGTTAGCAGCTACCGCACCTGCAGCACTCGCTGTCCAACCAGCTGCAGCTTTATCTCTACCGGTGTCCACTGCTGCGGTCGTACCAACAATTGCAACCTCCTCTTCCAATATTATTCGGGGTATCG CACCTCTTGCTACTGCCGCTATTGCTGCACCCGGTCTATTAGCTCCTGGATTGACAACTGCTCTTGCTGGACCAGCCTTAGCTGCCGGTCTAGGCGCACCTCTTGGTCTCAACGGTTTGGGTCTTAATGGATTGGGAGCAGTCAAGGTTCTCTAA
- the LOC124955475 gene encoding U4/U6.U5 small nuclear ribonucleoprotein 27 kDa protein-like gives MGRSHTPSPGRRRDRSRERDRDRDRRRRRSRERRRRSAERDRVKSRDRDRERDRDRDRHKRSYSRSRSRERDRPKPRAKLSTAERPVITEADLQGKTPEEQEMMRMMGFCGFDTTKGKKVEGNDVGAVHVILKRKYRQYMNRKGGFNRPLDFVA, from the exons ATGGGTCGAAGTCATACCCCGTCGCCTGGAAGACGACGTGATCGTTCCAGGGAACGTGACCGCGACAGAGATCGTCGAAGACGACGATCTCGCGAAAGACGTCGGAG ATCTGCAGAACGTGACAGAGTAAAatcaagagatagagatagagaacgagATCGTGATCGAGACAGACATAAACGATCATACAGTAGATCTAGATCTAGAGAACGAGACAGACCTAAGCCGAGAGCCAAATTATCTACTGCAGAACGTCCTGTTATCACGG AGGCTGATCTTCAAGGAAAAACACCGGAAGAACAAGAGATGATGAGAATGATGGGGTTTTGTGGTTTTGATACCACCAAAGGTAAGAAGGTAGAAGGAAATGATGTAGGCGCAGTACATGTTAttctaaaaagaaagtacAGACAGTACATGAATAGGAAAGGAGGTTTCAATAGACCACTTGATTTCGTGGCATGA
- the LOC124955470 gene encoding uncharacterized protein LOC124955470 yields MGSSRQQDRSLNAGISLPQWMKGKIDNRFDFDESAFSPPSHDEGFFCIRYPKSQNSTSTTQDFRSVKKVFNDNTITTSTNQVTSSQQTHSKFKEAKVIDFSQHPLPCQPFVPTAINKVNTTLVGSIKPAKSQGTDDGFHGEPALCGKSIVHVANQMMSNKFNKPHTSVATVEQELIPRKGSKSLPATPLASPITSPDSSPKSRRKNHSNRYFTGAFIPDRDKYQGSWILASILGQSREIVTSKIEEEQDSGIDIAPPKILKRKKSISSQNLTYIGKDEKTSGKSSSQTNILQAKPSELREMNFWSPTSM; encoded by the exons ATGGGTTCATCAAGACAGCAAGATCGATCTCTAAATGCAGGAATATCTCTTCCACAATggatgaaaggaaaaatagacaACAG ATTCGACTTTGACGAAAGTGCATTCAGTCCACCATCCCACGACGAAGGTTTTTTCTGCATACGGTATCCAAAATCACAGAATTCTACTAGTACTACTCAAGATTTTAGATCCGTTAAAAAggttttcaatgataatacaATTACAACTTCTACAAATCAAGTTACATCCAGTCAACAAACACATTCTAAATTCAAAGAAGCGAAAGTGATTGATTTTAGTCAGCATCCATTACCTTGCCAACCATTTGTTCCAACTGCAATCAATAAAG TAAATACAACATTAGTGGGAAGTATAAAACCAGCTAAATCTCAAGGAACTGATGATGGATTTCATGGTGAACCAGCTCTCTGTGGCAAGTCCATAGTTCATGTAGCTAATCAAATGATGTCtaataagtttaataaacCACATACTTCTGTGGCAACAGTCGAACAAGAATTAATTCCAAGAAAAGGTAGTAAATCTTTACCAGCTACACCATTAGCTTCACCGATCACCAGTCCAGATAGTTCACCAAAATCACGCAGAAAGAATCACTCAAATCGTTATTTTACTGGAGCCTTTATTCCTGACCGAGATAAATATCAAGGCAGCTGGATATTAGCTAGCATATTGGGTCAATCACGAGAAATTGTAACCtcaaaaatagaagaagaacaagacaGTGGCATAGATATTGCTCCACCTAAAatattgaagagaaaaaaatctatatccTCACAAAATCTTACATATATtggaaaggatgaaaaaactTCGGGAAAATCATCTTCCCAGACAAATATTTTGCAAGCAAAGCCATCAGAGTtaagagaaatgaatttttggtCTCCTACATCTATGTAA
- the LOC124955473 gene encoding cuticle protein 67-like isoform X1, translated as MHSIPLLFLKSKELYLPIDIMFRFLVICGCLMAVARAGVIGGGLLAATAPAALAVQPAAALSLPVSTAAVVPTIATSSSNIIRGIGNLAAISAYSKSVDTPFSSVRKADVRVNNPGIVTAAVAPAPALAVTNTALAAPLATAAIAAPGLLAPGLTTALAGPALAAGLGAPLGLNGLGLNGLGAVKVL; from the exons ATGCATTCAATTCCTCTCTTGTTCTTGAAGAGTAAGGAGCTGTACTTACCTATCGACATCATGTTTAGG ttcttGGTAATCTGTGGATGCCTGATGGCCGTCGCCAGGGCTGGAGTTATCGGAGGCGGTTTGTTAGCAGCTACCGCACCTGCAGCACTCGCTGTCCAACCAGCTGCAGCTTTATCTCTACCGGTGTCCACTGCTGCGGTCGTACCAACAATTGCAACCTCCTCTTCCAATATTATTCGGGGTATCGGTAATTTAGCTGCTATCTCGGCGTACTCGAAGAGCGTCGATACGCCGTTCAGTAGCGTCAGGAAAGCGGACGTCCGCGTTAACAATCCTGGAATCGTGACGGCTGCTGTCGCGCCCGCGCCCGCGCTCGCAGTAACAAATACTGCTCTTGCAG CACCTCTTGCTACTGCCGCTATTGCTGCACCCGGTCTATTAGCTCCTGGATTGACAACTGCTCTTGCTGGACCAGCCTTAGCTGCCGGTCTAGGCGCACCTCTTGGTCTCAACGGTTTGGGTCTTAATGGATTGGGAGCAGTCAAGGTTCTCTAA
- the LOC124955480 gene encoding protein FMC1 homolog has protein sequence MNSNVKIIRALAQELRHISFNDKLKDNITMQYILEQAYSHKETSEVLCKAQKELKNLAETYLCYLRSQRKYKEIKMQYTGKGERSIKETADLVGFKLPHDPK, from the coding sequence ATGAATTCCAATGTCAAGATTATTCGTGCTTTAGCACAAGAATTACGTCATATTTCCTTCAATgataaattgaaagataatattacaatGCAATATATTTTGGAACAAGCATATTCCCATAAGGAAACCTCAGAAGTTCTATGCAAAGCTCAAAAAGAATTGAAGAACTTAGCTGAAACGTACCTTTGTTACTTGAGATCGCAAAGAAAGTACAAAGAGATTAAAATGCAATATACTggtaaaggagaaagaagtaTTAAGGAAACAGCAGATCTTGTCGGTTTTAAATTACCACACGATCCAAAATAA
- the LOC124955469 gene encoding short/branched chain specific acyl-CoA dehydrogenase, mitochondrial isoform X2 has translation MMKETVAKLAKENIAPLVRKMEKEGRIDDNVLNKLFENGLMGIEIPEEYGGTGSNFMTTILAVEEIAKVDGSVAALVDIHNTLVNSLIIKVGTEEQKQKYLTTLAQNYAGSFCLTEPGAGSDAFSLKTEAKKDGNDYIINGTKMWISNSDIARVFLVFANADTSASYRGITIFFVERDTPGLIICKPEDKLGIKASGTCMIHFENVRVPENNILGKFGHGYKYAAEFLNEGRIGIGAQMIGIAQGCLDATIPYTLERQQFGKDIFSFQSMQHQIAQVTTELESARLLVYNAARLVDAKKSIIKEAAMAKLVASETALRVTAKCIDFMGGVGFTTDFPQEKYFRDSKIGTIYEGTSNMQLSTIAKCIRKEYS, from the exons ATGATGAAAGAGACTG TTGCTAAATTGGCCAAAGAAAACATAGCTCCGCTTGTAcgaaagatggaaaaagaggGACGTATAGACGACAACGTCttaaataaactttttgaAAATGGC TTAATGGGAATAGAAATTCCAGAAGAATATGGTGGAACGGGAAGTAACTTTATGACAACGATTCTAGCCGTAGAAGAAATTGCAAAAGTTGATGGTTCTGTTGCTGCTCTCGTTGACATTCATAATACATTGGTCAattcattgattattaaaGTGGGAACAGAAGAACAAAAACAGAAGTATCTGACTACGTTAGCTCAAAATTAC gCAGGAAGTTTTTGTCTTACGGAACCGGGTGCAGGATCTGatgctttttctttgaaaaccGAAgcgaaaaaagatggaaatgattatattattaacggTACAAAAATGTGGATCTCAAATTCGGACATTGCTAGAGTATTTTTAGTTTTTGCAAATGCTGATACCTCTGCA AGTTATCGAGGTATTACGATATTCTTCGTGGAAAGAGATACACCTGGACTGATTATATGTAAACCTGAAGATAAATTAGGAATCAAAGCATCAGGAACTTGTATGATACATTTCGAAAATGTTAGA gTTCCTGAAAATAACATATTAGGGAAATTTGGACATGGTTATAAATATGCAGCAGAATTTTTGAACGAAGGACGTATTGGTATTGGGGCTCAGATGATCGGTATAGCACAAGGGTGTTTAGATGCAACCATACCCTATACTTTAGAAAGGCAACAATTTGGCAaggatatattttcatttcaa TCTATGCAACATCAAATTGCCCAAGTTACAACTGAATTGGAGAGTGCCAGATTACTTGTTTATAATGCAGCCAGATTAGTAGATgctaaaaaaagtattataaaagaagCAGCGATGGCAAAACTAGTTGCTTctg AAACAGCTTTACGTGTAACAGCAAAATGCATAGACTTTATGGGAGGCGTTGGTTTTACTACAGACTTTCctcaagaaaaatattttagagatTCAAAGATAGGAACTATTTATGAAGGTACCAGTAATATGCAACTCTCAACGATTGCCAAATGCATTCGCAAGGAATATTCAtaa
- the LOC124955472 gene encoding SRR1-like protein, producing MSEDEFILVNRRRRRKKFEPIFRERLSVTESNEIEIDKEMVVRKLFDAVSKLKHSVFKTHVLYNITKVLKILNANKIFEIICYGLGQFSQYNSSKYQLALLLLLKRHYNCQVSLYDPAFLTKEIEILKELKLNVIEINEEGKRSISNNVTFIYMPHCPRQLINNFLYSNWNENLSNCILFTNSFSDIVEKSLKWHLMKFANYVLRIYPYMTEIKLQNDFEYTEIFSTTSIHIFTNQSLSKVSYNFWIDKEDPHYQEKDIEFITANEINRPC from the exons ATGTCTGAGGACGAATTTATATTAGTGAATCGACGTAGGAGACGTAAAAAATTCGAACCAATTTTTAGAGAACGATTATCGGTTACAGAATCCaacgaaattgaaattgataaagaaatggTAGTTCG AAAATTATTTGACGCAGTATCCAAGCTCAAGCATAGTGTATTTAAGACTCATGTCTTATATAATATCACGAAAGTTCTAAAGATTTTAAAtgccaataaaatatttgagataATCTGTTATGGTTTAGGGCAGTTTTCTCAATATAACTCTTCTAAGTATCAATTagctttattattgttattaaaaagacATTATAATTGTCAAGTATCATTATATGATCCTGCATTTCTTACTAAGGAGATTGAAATtctaaaagaattaaaattaaatgtcaTAGAAATCAATGAAGAGGGTAAACGTAGCATTAGCAACAATgtcacatttatttatatgccaCATTGTCCAAGACAGTTGATAAATAACTTCTTGTATTCCAATTGGAACGAAAACTTGAGTAACTGTATTCTATTTACTAATAGCTTTTCAGATATAGTAGAGAAAAGTTTAAAATGgcatttaatgaaatttgcaAACTATGTGTTACGTATTTACCCATACATGacagaaattaaattacaaaatgattttgaatacacagaaatattttctactactagtattcatatttttactaACCAAAGCTTAAGCAAagtatcatataatttttggATAGACAAAGAAGATCCTCATTATCAAGAAAAggatattgaatttattactgcaaatgaaataaatagaccatgttaa